The proteins below come from a single Longimicrobiales bacterium genomic window:
- a CDS encoding TlpA disulfide reductase family protein, with protein MIESMFLAFPRALRSTGRRCLWVLLMAALACNRDPGGFRPLAAGDPAPDFGAPVFDGDSLHLSSLAGQPVLLNVWATWCPPCREEMPALQALHEEFGPRGLRVVGVSVDSRGSEDTIRRFLEEGGYTFTILHDASDAVSRQFRTIGVPESFLIDGEGRVVRRWIGKFDPLAEDVVRDIEALLPPG; from the coding sequence GTGATCGAATCAATGTTCCTCGCCTTCCCGCGAGCCCTCCGTTCCACCGGCAGGAGATGCCTGTGGGTGCTGCTGATGGCTGCGCTCGCCTGTAACCGCGACCCCGGCGGATTCCGGCCTCTGGCAGCCGGCGACCCGGCGCCGGACTTCGGTGCGCCCGTCTTTGACGGCGACTCGCTGCATCTGTCTTCGCTGGCGGGCCAGCCCGTCCTCCTGAACGTCTGGGCCACCTGGTGCCCGCCCTGCCGCGAAGAGATGCCGGCACTCCAGGCGCTCCACGAGGAGTTCGGCCCGCGCGGCCTGCGCGTCGTCGGCGTCTCTGTCGATTCGCGCGGGTCGGAAGACACGATCCGGCGCTTCCTCGAGGAGGGTGGCTACACGTTCACGATCCTGCACGACGCGTCGGACGCGGTGTCGCGGCAGTTCCGCACGATCGGCGTGCCGGAGAGCTTTCTGATAGACGGCGAGGGCCGCGTCGTGCGTCGCTGGATCGGCAAGTTCGACCCGCTCGCGGAGGACGTGGTCCGGGATATCGAGGCGCTGCTGCCGCCCGGGTGA
- a CDS encoding DNA polymerase IV, whose translation MRRILLVDCDQFFVQCARIADPEGAGREPLLLVGGSAEGRGVVTSASYETRAFGVRSGMPTSQALRLCPKARTVPVPRGLCGEKSRAIREVLERFTPVVEPASIDEAYLDLTGTERLYHGEPLRRTAERIQVAVLEHTNIHVSIGGGANRLVAKLAVSRAKPAGVHIVEPGAEAAFLADHAIGDIPGVGPVLTKELLRYGLERVPDALQLTEKQLIALLGERRGPWLYRRMRGRDDTVVDTRHTARSMSRDETFAHDISDDAELRRRLRVLGRRLAGDVRSEGQRARTITVRIRDADFRTRQASHTVSEGIETDVAIHAVAVPLLARLRAERRMPARLLGIAASNLAAAASGAAAQTALFDAEESSLETERDRRLARAADQVRRKYGRDAIAPGDMIEPEP comes from the coding sequence GTGCGCCGAATACTTCTGGTGGATTGCGATCAGTTCTTCGTCCAGTGCGCCCGCATTGCCGACCCGGAGGGCGCGGGACGTGAGCCGCTGCTGCTGGTGGGCGGCTCGGCGGAAGGTCGCGGCGTGGTCACCTCTGCCTCCTATGAGACGCGGGCGTTCGGCGTGCGGTCGGGCATGCCGACGTCACAGGCGCTCCGGCTCTGCCCGAAGGCACGCACGGTGCCGGTGCCGCGCGGGCTGTGCGGTGAGAAGAGCCGCGCCATCCGTGAGGTGCTGGAGCGGTTCACGCCGGTGGTGGAGCCGGCGTCGATCGATGAGGCGTACCTGGATCTCACGGGAACGGAGCGCCTGTATCATGGTGAACCGTTGCGCCGCACGGCGGAGCGCATCCAGGTCGCCGTACTCGAGCACACCAACATCCACGTGAGCATTGGCGGTGGAGCCAATCGGCTGGTGGCGAAGCTCGCGGTGTCACGCGCCAAGCCGGCCGGTGTGCACATCGTGGAGCCCGGCGCGGAGGCGGCTTTCCTCGCGGACCACGCGATCGGCGACATCCCGGGCGTGGGTCCGGTGCTGACGAAGGAACTGCTCCGGTACGGTCTGGAGCGGGTGCCGGACGCGCTGCAGCTTACCGAGAAGCAGCTGATCGCGCTGCTCGGCGAGCGGCGCGGACCCTGGCTCTATCGCAGAATGCGCGGACGCGACGACACTGTGGTGGACACCCGGCACACCGCACGATCGATGTCGCGTGACGAGACGTTCGCCCACGATATCTCGGACGACGCGGAGCTCAGGCGCCGGCTGCGTGTGCTGGGGCGTCGGCTCGCGGGCGACGTGCGGTCGGAGGGTCAGCGAGCGCGCACAATCACGGTGCGCATTCGTGACGCCGACTTCAGGACGCGCCAGGCATCCCACACCGTGAGCGAGGGCATCGAGACGGATGTCGCGATCCATGCCGTGGCCGTGCCGCTGCTCGCGCGGCTCCGCGCGGAGCGGCGCATGCCCGCACGTCTGCTGGGCATAGCCGCATCGAACCTGGCCGCCGCAGCGAGCGGCGCCGCGGCGCAGACGGCGCTGTTCGATGCGGAGGAGAGCAGTCTGGAAACGGAACGCGACCGCAGGCTGGCGCGTGCCGCGGACCAGGTCCGGCGGAAATACGGCCGCGATGCGATCGCCCCCGGTGACATGATCGAGCCGGAACCGTGA
- a CDS encoding sulfatase: MKRRTAPGMPTCATALACLLAATVAAHAQERPNILFIFSDDHAAHALSAYREHLSYGARLPDTPNLDRIARDGMLFVNAFVTNSICGPSRATVLTGQYGHLNGVMTNSAPLHPTHTTFPRLLQDGGYETALIGKWHLRTAPTGFDYYEIMAGQGPYYNPVMHSNTRTDSVRYTGYTQDVITDRALGWLVSRDSVRAARNAPPAQRASAGTAARPFALLLHYNATHRFWDPGPAQLALYRDTVFAEPATFHDDGARRASGFRLQEMDVALDLFPRDLKLEEPTNLTAEQLGRWRSSYDAENAAFAAAAPAGNALKSWNYQRYIQDYMRVVAGLDAAVGRVLDYLDESGLAQNTMVVYTSDQGFFLGDHGWFDKRWMYEESLRTPLIVRWPGVVEPGSVNTDLVMNLDYAQTLLDAGGVTAPSTMQGRSLVPLLRGSTPADWRDAIYYQYFAYPDWHMVQRQYGVRTHRHKLIHYYEIGEWELFDLARDPNELNSVYDDPAYAAIVESLKQRLEGLRREYDVPASDPVPHAPFDAPPGLRRPPELRHGH, translated from the coding sequence ATGAAGCGACGTACAGCGCCCGGCATGCCCACGTGCGCGACCGCACTCGCCTGCCTGCTCGCAGCCACTGTCGCAGCACACGCGCAGGAGCGGCCGAACATCCTGTTCATCTTCTCCGACGATCACGCGGCTCATGCACTCTCCGCGTATCGTGAGCATCTGTCGTACGGCGCCCGTCTGCCGGACACGCCCAACCTCGATCGCATTGCACGCGATGGCATGCTGTTCGTCAATGCTTTCGTCACCAATTCCATCTGCGGACCGAGCCGCGCGACCGTACTGACGGGGCAGTACGGTCATCTGAACGGCGTCATGACGAACAGCGCGCCGCTGCATCCGACCCACACGACGTTCCCGCGCCTGCTGCAGGACGGCGGCTACGAGACCGCGCTCATCGGCAAGTGGCACCTGCGCACCGCGCCGACCGGCTTCGACTACTACGAGATCATGGCGGGGCAGGGGCCGTACTACAATCCGGTGATGCACAGCAACACGCGAACGGACAGCGTGCGCTACACGGGCTATACCCAGGATGTCATCACCGATCGTGCGCTCGGCTGGCTCGTCTCGCGCGACAGTGTGCGTGCCGCTCGCAACGCTCCGCCTGCACAACGTGCCTCCGCAGGCACTGCCGCACGGCCGTTCGCACTGCTGCTGCACTACAACGCGACGCATCGCTTCTGGGATCCCGGGCCGGCGCAGCTCGCGCTCTATCGGGATACGGTATTCGCCGAGCCTGCGACGTTCCATGATGATGGAGCACGTCGCGCGTCGGGATTCCGGCTCCAGGAGATGGATGTCGCACTCGACCTCTTCCCCCGCGATCTCAAGCTGGAAGAGCCGACGAATCTGACGGCCGAACAGCTCGGGCGCTGGCGTTCGAGCTACGACGCCGAGAACGCTGCGTTCGCCGCAGCGGCCCCTGCGGGTAATGCGCTGAAGAGCTGGAACTATCAGCGCTACATCCAGGACTACATGCGCGTCGTCGCAGGACTCGACGCCGCGGTCGGCCGCGTGCTCGACTACCTCGATGAGAGCGGCCTCGCGCAGAACACCATGGTCGTATACACCTCGGACCAGGGCTTCTTCCTGGGCGATCACGGATGGTTCGACAAGCGCTGGATGTACGAGGAATCGCTGCGCACGCCGCTGATCGTGCGCTGGCCGGGTGTGGTGGAGCCCGGATCGGTGAACACCGATCTGGTCATGAACCTGGATTACGCGCAGACGCTGCTCGACGCCGGCGGTGTGACCGCACCCTCGACGATGCAGGGGCGGAGCCTGGTCCCGCTCCTGCGCGGCAGCACGCCGGCCGACTGGCGCGATGCCATCTATTACCAGTACTTCGCCTATCCCGACTGGCACATGGTGCAGCGGCAGTACGGCGTGCGCACGCATCGCCACAAGCTCATCCACTACTATGAGATCGGCGAGTGGGAGCTGTTCGATCTCGCGCGGGATCCGAACGAGCTGAACAGTGTTTACGACGACCCTGCGTACGCCGCGATCGTCGAGTCACTGAAGCAGCGGCTCGAAGGCCTGCGCCGGGAATATGACGTTCCTGCGAGCGATCCCGTACCGCATGCGCCGTTCGATGCGCCCCCGGGCCTGCGCCGGCCGCCGGAGCTGCGACACGGCCACTGA
- a CDS encoding outer membrane beta-barrel protein has translation MNRIVRSSFAIVAAALAFSAAETQAQVGFSIAGGPSFATGDAGDMLDMGYHAKVAAAFSLPMLPIGLEADAMWTQFNYSDVDDASSRILSGTLNAVINLPTPGITPYIIGGVGFYNGKDDIPGLDTESETELGVNVGAGVRLGLVGLGGVFAEARLHNIFTEGESTRFIPVSLGIRF, from the coding sequence ATGAACAGGATCGTCAGATCTTCATTTGCAATCGTCGCGGCGGCGCTGGCCTTCTCGGCCGCCGAGACGCAGGCGCAGGTCGGCTTCTCGATCGCCGGTGGACCCAGCTTCGCGACGGGTGACGCCGGCGATATGCTGGACATGGGCTATCACGCGAAGGTCGCCGCGGCGTTCTCGCTGCCGATGCTGCCGATCGGCCTCGAGGCCGATGCCATGTGGACGCAGTTCAATTACTCCGATGTTGATGACGCGAGCAGCCGTATCCTGAGCGGGACGTTGAACGCCGTCATCAATCTGCCGACCCCGGGGATCACGCCTTACATCATCGGTGGTGTAGGTTTCTATAACGGAAAGGATGACATTCCGGGACTGGATACCGAATCGGAGACAGAGTTAGGCGTCAACGTCGGTGCTGGCGTGCGTCTCGGCCTGGTCGGCCTGGGCGGCGTCTTCGCCGAGGCACGGCTGCACAACATCTTCACCGAGGGTGAGTCGACACGCTTCATTCCGGTCAGCCTCGGCATCCGTTTCTAG
- a CDS encoding WecB/TagA/CpsF family glycosyltransferase — translation MTMTLTGAHGVAESRWSPAIRAAHDDADYVLCDGTPPWLGAVIQGCGHRVDRIPGRDAMREIARAAAAHGIRQAFIGGPPGLAERTIQGLEAAIGASIDGIAWSPPFAESIDDAYAEAVAAQLRAVRTPAIVWIGLSTPKQELLAQRLRRLLPEGFFFVTVGAAFDMYAGTRPPPPPIVSRLGLEWLYRSVQEPRRLPARYARALPVVAASLAGSAWTRLRGR, via the coding sequence ATGACAATGACGCTGACGGGTGCGCACGGCGTTGCAGAGAGCCGGTGGAGTCCCGCCATCCGCGCCGCGCATGACGACGCGGATTATGTGCTCTGTGACGGCACCCCGCCGTGGCTTGGCGCCGTCATCCAGGGCTGTGGCCATCGTGTCGATCGCATTCCGGGTCGTGACGCGATGCGCGAGATCGCCCGCGCTGCGGCCGCGCACGGGATCCGGCAGGCATTCATCGGCGGACCGCCCGGTCTGGCCGAGCGCACCATTCAGGGTCTGGAGGCCGCGATCGGTGCGTCGATCGATGGCATCGCCTGGTCTCCACCGTTCGCCGAGTCGATCGACGACGCGTATGCCGAAGCCGTCGCGGCACAGTTACGCGCGGTGCGAACACCGGCCATCGTCTGGATCGGCCTCAGCACGCCCAAGCAGGAGCTCCTCGCGCAGCGTCTCAGGCGGCTGCTGCCGGAAGGATTCTTCTTCGTGACCGTAGGTGCGGCATTCGACATGTATGCGGGTACCCGGCCGCCGCCGCCGCCCATCGTGTCCCGGCTTGGCCTCGAGTGGCTGTACCGCAGCGTCCAGGAGCCGCGCCGTCTGCCCGCACGCTACGCGCGCGCTCTTCCCGTGGTCGCGGCTTCTCTGGCCGGCTCGGCGTGGACGCGGCTGCGTGGACGATGA
- the gcvP gene encoding aminomethyl-transferring glycine dehydrogenase, with translation MDTSQDYDFTFQRRHNGPGRSEISRMLDAIGYDTLDDLIDVAIPDAIRLRQPLKIEDGTGEHEALRELRAIAARNRVFRSYIGMGYNDTITPPVILRKVLENPAWYTAYTPYQAEIAQGRLEALLTFQTVVIDLTALPIANASLLDEATAAAEAMAMSEGVKGKGRSRFFVSELCHPQTIDVVRTRARARGWDVVVGDHETFEFDETVFGALVQYPATDGIVHDYRAFVARAHAVDALVTVAADLLALTLLTPPGEWGADIVVGNTQRLGVPLGYGGPHAAFFATRDEFKRQIPGRIIGVSRDSRGKPALRMALQTREQHIRREKATSNICTAQVLLAVIASFYAVYHGPEGLSEIARRIRRHALTLAAGLRALRYDVADGETFDSVRVECGAERDAILVRAVERGINLRPLGETAIVVALDETVSSDDVEDVLGAFARADGAAPSPAKLAADIDVDYGETFARTSPFMTHPVFHRYRAEHEMLRYIHRLESRDLSLVHSMIPLGSCTMKLNAAAEMLPISWPEFARIHPFAPADQAAGYRILFDQLDAWLSEITGFERVSLQPNAGSQGEYTGLLVIRAYHESNDEARRDVCLIPQSAHGTNPASAVMAGFEVVVVKSDERGNIDIPDLRAKAEKYAERLGALMVTYPSTHGIFEEGIRTICEIVHEHGGLVYMDGANMNAMVGLCRPGDIGADVCHLNLHKTFTIPHGGGGPGMGPIGVTKALAPFLPGHPVVKTGGEKAIGAVSAAPWGSPGILPIPWMYIRLMGGPGLTFATKVAILSANYVAHRLQEHYPVLYTGRDGTVAHECIIDPRPLRNGSGVEAGDIAKRLMDYGFHAPTVSFPVAGTLMIEPTESESLEELDRFCDALIGIREEIREVEIGVADRTDNLLKNAPHTADMVAADEWNHSYGRERAAWPAPWTREQKFWPAVGLVESAAGDRNLICACIPIEEYAEV, from the coding sequence ATGGACACGAGTCAAGACTACGACTTCACGTTCCAGCGCCGGCACAACGGACCTGGACGCTCTGAGATCAGCCGGATGCTCGACGCAATCGGCTACGATACGCTCGATGACCTGATTGACGTCGCCATTCCCGACGCCATCCGTCTGCGACAGCCTCTGAAGATCGAGGACGGCACCGGCGAGCACGAGGCGCTGCGCGAGCTGCGCGCCATCGCCGCTCGCAACCGCGTGTTCCGCTCCTACATCGGCATGGGATACAACGACACCATCACGCCGCCCGTCATTCTGCGGAAAGTGCTGGAGAACCCGGCTTGGTACACCGCCTACACACCATACCAGGCGGAGATCGCGCAGGGGCGGCTGGAGGCGCTGCTGACCTTTCAGACGGTCGTCATCGACCTGACTGCGCTGCCGATCGCCAACGCCTCGCTGCTCGACGAAGCGACCGCCGCTGCCGAGGCGATGGCGATGTCGGAGGGCGTGAAGGGGAAGGGCCGGTCTCGCTTCTTCGTCTCCGAGCTGTGCCACCCGCAGACGATCGATGTCGTGCGCACGCGCGCACGCGCACGCGGCTGGGACGTGGTCGTCGGCGATCACGAGACGTTCGAATTCGATGAGACCGTGTTCGGCGCGCTGGTCCAGTATCCTGCCACCGATGGCATCGTCCACGACTATCGCGCCTTCGTCGCACGGGCCCACGCAGTGGATGCACTCGTAACAGTCGCCGCGGACCTGCTCGCCCTCACGCTCCTGACGCCGCCCGGCGAGTGGGGCGCTGACATCGTGGTCGGCAACACGCAGCGGCTCGGTGTGCCGCTCGGCTATGGCGGTCCGCACGCGGCGTTCTTCGCCACGCGCGACGAGTTCAAGCGCCAGATCCCCGGCCGTATCATCGGCGTGTCCCGTGACTCGCGCGGCAAGCCGGCGCTGCGCATGGCGCTCCAGACGCGCGAGCAGCACATCCGCCGGGAGAAGGCCACGTCCAACATCTGCACTGCGCAGGTGCTCCTCGCCGTCATTGCCAGCTTCTACGCCGTCTATCACGGTCCGGAAGGCCTCAGCGAGATCGCACGCCGCATCCGTCGCCATGCCCTGACGCTCGCGGCCGGACTGCGGGCACTGCGCTACGACGTCGCAGACGGCGAGACCTTCGACTCCGTCCGGGTCGAGTGCGGCGCCGAGCGGGACGCGATCCTGGTGCGCGCCGTCGAGCGCGGCATCAACCTGCGTCCGCTGGGCGAGACTGCCATCGTCGTCGCACTGGATGAGACCGTTTCGTCGGATGACGTGGAGGACGTGCTGGGGGCGTTCGCGCGCGCGGACGGCGCGGCTCCCTCCCCGGCAAAGCTGGCGGCCGACATCGATGTCGATTACGGCGAGACGTTCGCCCGGACATCGCCGTTCATGACACACCCGGTATTCCACCGGTACCGCGCCGAGCACGAGATGCTGCGCTATATCCACCGCCTGGAGTCGCGCGACCTCTCCCTCGTGCACTCCATGATCCCGCTCGGATCCTGCACGATGAAGCTCAATGCGGCCGCCGAGATGCTGCCCATCTCCTGGCCGGAGTTCGCCCGGATCCACCCGTTCGCGCCCGCGGACCAGGCGGCCGGCTATCGCATCCTGTTCGACCAGCTCGATGCCTGGCTCTCGGAGATCACCGGCTTCGAGCGCGTCTCGCTGCAGCCGAACGCCGGCTCGCAGGGCGAGTACACGGGCCTGCTCGTGATCCGTGCCTATCACGAATCTAACGATGAGGCCCGGCGCGACGTCTGTCTCATACCCCAGTCCGCACACGGCACCAACCCCGCCTCTGCCGTCATGGCCGGTTTCGAAGTTGTCGTCGTCAAATCCGACGAGCGCGGCAACATCGATATTCCGGACCTGCGCGCGAAGGCGGAGAAGTACGCCGAGCGGCTCGGTGCGCTGATGGTGACCTACCCGTCGACGCACGGGATATTCGAGGAAGGGATTCGCACGATCTGCGAGATCGTGCACGAGCACGGCGGTCTGGTGTACATGGACGGCGCCAACATGAACGCGATGGTCGGCCTGTGCCGGCCGGGCGACATCGGCGCCGACGTGTGCCACCTCAATCTGCACAAGACGTTCACGATCCCGCACGGCGGCGGCGGTCCTGGCATGGGCCCGATCGGCGTCACGAAGGCCCTCGCACCCTTCCTGCCCGGACATCCGGTGGTGAAGACGGGCGGGGAAAAGGCCATTGGTGCCGTTTCGGCCGCACCCTGGGGCAGCCCGGGGATCCTCCCGATCCCGTGGATGTACATCCGCCTGATGGGAGGTCCCGGCCTCACGTTTGCAACGAAGGTCGCCATCCTGAGCGCAAACTACGTGGCCCACCGTCTGCAAGAGCACTATCCGGTGCTCTACACGGGTCGCGACGGGACGGTCGCTCATGAGTGCATCATCGACCCGCGCCCCCTGCGCAACGGAAGCGGGGTCGAGGCCGGTGATATCGCCAAGCGGCTGATGGATTACGGTTTCCACGCGCCGACGGTATCGTTCCCCGTCGCAGGCACCCTCATGATCGAGCCGACGGAGAGCGAGTCGCTCGAGGAGCTGGACCGGTTCTGCGACGCGCTGATCGGCATCCGTGAAGAGATTCGCGAGGTCGAGATCGGCGTGGCGGATCGGACGGACAATCTGTTGAAGAACGCGCCGCACACGGCGGACATGGTCGCAGCCGACGAGTGGAATCACTCCTATGGCCGCGAGCGCGCCGCCTGGCCGGCGCCGTGGACGAGGGAACAGAAGTTCTGGCCGGCCGTCGGCCTCGTGGAGAGTGCCGCCGGCGACCGTAATCTGATCTGCGCGTGCATTCCCATCGAGGAATACGCGGAGGTCTGA
- a CDS encoding metallophosphoesterase encodes MNRKLRNIAMGAAGAAAATAAYALFIEPRWLQCTRTTMHFAHLPKPLEGLRIALLTDLHASSDTPHGLIARAVRMAMRERPDMIAITGDIAANESMLEQTLDELAALRAPLGVYIVPGNHDYRDVGIERWHDAVSRRRSLTDLTNRARVVNIPAAFPRAAITMEQRVGRADAVDSTRLCIAGVDDLAEGRPRLDALHGRSARDFTILLAHNPDQAEQARRGMDKVDLMLSGHTHGGQVRLPGVGAIVNSAEHADLYEAGVRRRPWTQVYTSRGIGTVHLPVRFLTRPEMAIVTLTGAPRAGGPWQRLRRASGGRGPARAPRDYQPMS; translated from the coding sequence GTGAATCGGAAACTCAGAAATATCGCAATGGGCGCGGCGGGTGCCGCAGCAGCGACGGCCGCGTACGCACTCTTCATCGAGCCGCGCTGGCTGCAGTGCACCCGCACGACCATGCACTTCGCCCATTTGCCGAAGCCGCTGGAAGGGCTCCGCATCGCGCTGCTGACGGATCTGCATGCCAGCAGTGACACACCGCACGGACTGATCGCGCGGGCGGTGCGCATGGCGATGCGCGAACGTCCCGACATGATTGCGATCACTGGGGACATAGCGGCGAATGAGTCGATGCTCGAGCAGACGCTCGACGAGCTGGCGGCGCTGCGCGCGCCGCTCGGCGTCTACATTGTGCCCGGCAATCACGACTACCGCGATGTCGGGATCGAGCGGTGGCACGACGCCGTTTCCCGCCGGCGCAGCCTGACCGATCTCACCAACCGTGCGCGGGTCGTCAACATACCGGCAGCGTTTCCGCGCGCGGCGATTACAATGGAGCAGCGGGTCGGAAGAGCGGATGCGGTCGACTCGACGCGACTGTGCATCGCAGGCGTCGATGACCTCGCGGAGGGTCGGCCGCGTCTGGACGCGCTGCACGGCCGCTCAGCGCGCGACTTCACGATCCTGCTGGCCCACAATCCCGACCAGGCGGAGCAGGCGCGACGCGGCATGGACAAGGTCGACCTCATGCTCAGCGGACACACGCATGGCGGCCAGGTCCGGCTGCCGGGCGTCGGGGCCATCGTGAATTCAGCGGAGCACGCGGATCTCTACGAGGCAGGAGTCCGTCGTCGTCCGTGGACGCAGGTGTACACGTCCCGCGGCATCGGGACGGTGCATCTGCCCGTGCGGTTCCTCACGCGACCCGAGATGGCGATCGTGACGCTGACGGGCGCTCCACGGGCCGGCGGCCCGTGGCAGCGGCTGCGTCGCGCGAGCGGCGGCCGGGGACCGGCGCGCGCGCCGCGCGACTACCAGCCAATGTCGTAG
- a CDS encoding DUF4440 domain-containing protein: protein MSTGSLEDTLAQRIEDAYDFTRPDVVERMSALYPDSGRVISASGGYVTTTVDSLRQGLADFWANVGVNMTNPRWEWGVMHVDRLSDDAAVLTATWSIPHIAPTGRPHTISGAWTAVFRRLDGEWTIIQEHLSVPPEGQ from the coding sequence ATGTCGACCGGTTCCCTCGAGGATACGCTGGCGCAGCGGATCGAGGACGCCTACGACTTCACCCGGCCGGATGTCGTCGAGAGGATGAGCGCGCTCTACCCGGACAGCGGACGCGTGATTTCCGCCAGTGGCGGCTACGTGACGACCACGGTGGATTCCCTGCGACAGGGTCTCGCGGATTTCTGGGCGAACGTGGGTGTCAACATGACGAACCCGCGCTGGGAGTGGGGCGTCATGCACGTGGACCGGCTGTCGGACGATGCGGCCGTGCTGACGGCGACCTGGTCGATCCCCCACATTGCTCCCACGGGTCGACCGCACACGATCAGCGGCGCGTGGACGGCTGTATTCCGGCGGCTCGATGGCGAGTGGACGATCATCCAGGAGCACCTGTCCGTACCACCGGAGGGACAATGA